One Syngnathoides biaculeatus isolate LvHL_M chromosome 4, ASM1980259v1, whole genome shotgun sequence DNA window includes the following coding sequences:
- the si:ch211-102c2.8 gene encoding trichohyalin isoform X1, with protein sequence MDPLNRDRGDTAEWKSEQHSSSGESSACGPGGPPLRPDPCVFLLDAIDAQLGKLQVKRWKQREDDRLDSDGTSRPVAPVTWEAATGELKSWMGSKVEMESHMEQAVWRLERLLGDTCQQGTMPGDPQPPSESICTEDFVRCFREEMVELPLPEGSVQELDREEEAERASMLDGDWTNHKSQNAVKCDAITNTTSGQDEGSVVLFQHEPEQRQELQRSPSEISGDQNSHDGVDVWNFDAVSIDSDLDSVRVDQVRQHLRRRRRPPVQNKRTFLKDTDEDSNGRRSRRRKLRRPSAKTLATREEMSERLCALRRRCEKEEETLRLKKSHLTEVELSLSELQLRRKNAFHDLERLSAENGHLETEKRQLEVLLKERKAESRSLTCQLQQLKRQKESHICEVRSLHEELKKREQIKLLARVEETDTAPSQLGRQTVGRQLSCAKAELFSQQRRAREKQESMRQMLEETREELLRVSEAAAALRNRSSCLEETRQRETEALKCQACELQGKLGACSIRVDTLEKTLRQKEQQLRQIQEQHRVALKEAQEHAHAAMEAALEQQRKDLASVHDQQIEKVRKAVGEERAKWEAEKMDAVHFHCRLLEEQNSRSLETARTETEREKSNALVLRRQAAELQSRVRELEADRRARQRERDSLLSVVCESLKRERRAELDELRKQMLQEREETALQLEQSVRRAEGETEKIRRVLEEQQIGHDEARARREQQLGVWARQLVAECDFLHRLMRENGGQQNCLQLSPSPTVDEALLRLKAQREALKGLVGRLHQELESQRQASEKLRIDKERELRIQREQMRTERNQALDCLKERLIQVQRLYLHFFLEIVSNVQFHQGRSTLRSSVA encoded by the exons ACGGCACGAGCCGGCCTGTGGCTCCCGTGACCTGGGAGGCGGCCACCGGGGAACTCAAATCATGGATGGGCAGCAAAGTGGAGATGGAGTCTCACATGGAACAGGCAGTATGGAGACTAGAGAGACTTCTTGGAGACACCTGTCAGCAAGGGACAATGCCAGGTGACCCTCAACCTCCTTCAGAAAGTATCTGCACTGAGGACTTTGTGAGGTGCTTCAGAGAGGAGATGGTAGAGCTGCCGTTGCCCGAGGGGAGCGTGCAAGAACTCGACAGAGAAGAGGAGGCAGAAAGGGCATCGATGCTTGACGGGGACTGGACGAACCACAAGAGCCAGAACGCCGTCAAATGTGACGCAATCACAAATACGACAAGTGGACAAGACGAAGGTAGCGTTGTCTTGTTCCAGCATGAGCCGGAACAAAGGCAGGAACTGCAAAGGAGCCCTTCTGAAATATCTGGAGATCAGAATTCTCATGATG GAGTAGACGTGTGGAATTTTGACGCAGTGTCCATTGACAGTGACCTTGATTCAGTCCGCGTGGATCAAGTCCGGCAGCACCTCCGCAGACGCCGACGGCCAC CTGTCCAAAACAAAAGAACTTTCCTCAAGGACACGGACGAGGATTCAAACGGACGCCGGAGCAGGCGCCGCAAGCTCCGGAGGCCGTCAGCGAAGACGCTCGCGACTCGGGAGGAGATGAGCGAGCGCCTCTGCGCCCTCAGACGA AGAtgtgagaaggaggaggagaccCTACGCTTGAAAAAGTCTCATCTGACGGAAGTTGAACTCTCCCTTTCGGAACTGCAGTTGAGAAGAAAG AATGCCTTTCACGATCTAGAGCGACTCAGTGCCGAGAACGGGCACCTGGAAACGGAGAAGAGGCAATTGGAGGTTTTACTGAAGGAGAGGAAGGCAGAGAGCCGCTCGCTAAC TTGCCAGCTGCAACAACTCAAACGGCAAAAAGAGTCGCACATCTGTGAAGTCAGAAGTTTGCACGAAGAACTGAAGAAGAGAGAACAAATCAAGCTGCTGGCCCGTGTGGAGGAG ACGGACACGGCGCCGTCTCAGCTGGGGAGGCAAACGGTGGGGCGACAGCTGTCTTGCGCCAAAGCTGAGCTCTTCTCTCAGCAACGACGGGCGAGAGAGAAACAGGAATCCATGCGACAA ATGCTGGAGGAAACTCGTGAGGAACTCCTGAGGGTCTCTGAGGCGGCAGCTGCACTGAGAAACAGATCTTCTTGTCTGGAGGAGACACGCCAGCGCGAGACGGAG GCTCTTAAGTGTCAAGCGTGTGAGCTGCAGGGAAAACTTGGAGCGTGCAGCATCCGAgtggacacgctggagaaaacGTTGCGCCAGAAGGAGCAACAACTGCGGCAGATACAGGAGCAGCACCGCGTTGCTCTTAAAGAAGCCCAAGAACACGCCCACGCAGCGATG GAGGCAGCACTGGAGCAGCAGAGGAAAGATTTAGCGTCGGTTCATGATCAGCAAATAGAAAAG GTGCGCAAAGCCGTCGGTGAGGAGAGGGCCAAGTGGGAGGCGGAGAAGATGGACGCCGTGCACTTTCACTGCCGTTTGCTGGAAGAGCAGAACAGCAGGAGTCTGGAAACGGCGAGGACTGAGACGGAGCGAGAGAAGAGCAACGCGCTCGTTCTTCGGCGTCAAGCGGCGGAGCTGCAAAGT CGAGTCCGGGAGCTGGAGGCCGATCGCCGCGCGCGGCAGCGGGAGCGCGACTCTCTGCTGTCCGTCGTCTGCGAGTCGCTCAAGCGGGAACGGCGGGCCGAGCTGGACGAATTGCGCAAACAAATGCTGCAG GAGCGCGAGGAGACCGCGCTACAGCTCGAGCAGTCTGTCCGACGGGCCGAGGGAGAAACGGAGAAGATTCGCAGGGTCCTTGAAGAGCAGCAGATCGGCCACGACGAAGCTCGAGCCCGGCGGGAGCAGCAGCTCGGGGTCTGGGCTCGGCAGCTGGTGGCCGAGTGTGACTTTCTCCACCGCCTGATGCGGGAGAACGGAGGCCAACAAAATTGTCTGCAGCTCTCGCCCAG TCCTACCGTAGACGAGGCTCTTCTCCGCCTGAAAGCTCAAAGAGAAGCCTTGAAAGGTCTGGTCGGCCGTCTGCATCAGGAGTTGGAGTCTCAAAGGCAAGCGAGTGAAAAGCTGCGCATTGACAAG GAGCGAGAGTTAAGAATCCAGCGGGAACAGATGAGGACGGAGCGAAACCAAGCCTTGGATTGTCTTAAGGAACGTCTCATTCAAGTACAACGCTTGtacctgcatttttttcttgaaattgttTCAAATGTCCAATTTCATCAGGGCAGGAGCACATTGAGGAGCTCGGTAGCCTGA
- the si:ch211-102c2.8 gene encoding trichohyalin isoform X2 encodes MDPLNRDRGDTAEWKSEQHSSSGESSACGPGGPPLRPDPCVFLLDAIDAQLGKLQVKRWKQREDDRLDSDGTSRPVAPVTWEAATGELKSWMGSKVEMESHMEQAVWRLERLLGDTCQQGTMPGDPQPPSESICTEDFVRCFREEMVELPLPEGSVQELDREEEAERASMLDGDWTNHKSQNAVKCDAITNTTSGQDEGSVVLFQHEPEQRQELQRSPSEISGDQNSHDGVDVWNFDAVSIDSDLDSVRVDQVRQHLRRRRRPPVQNKRTFLKDTDEDSNGRRSRRRKLRRPSAKTLATREEMSERLCALRRRCEKEEETLRLKKSHLTEVELSLSELQLRRKNAFHDLERLSAENGHLETEKRQLEVLLKERKAESRSLTCQLQQLKRQKESHICEVRSLHEELKKREQIKLLARVEETDTAPSQLGRQTVGRQLSCAKAELFSQQRRAREKQESMRQMLEETREELLRVSEAAAALRNRSSCLEETRQRETEALKCQACELQGKLGACSIRVDTLEKTLRQKEQQLRQIQEQHRVALKEAQEHAHAAMEAALEQQRKDLASVHDQQIEKVRKAVGEERAKWEAEKMDAVHFHCRLLEEQNSRSLETARTETEREKSNALVLRRQAAELQSRVRELEADRRARQRERDSLLSVVCESLKRERRAELDELRKQMLQEREETALQLEQSVRRAEGETEKIRRVLEEQQIGHDEARARREQQLGVWARQLVAECDFLHRLMRENGGQQNCLQLSPSPTVDEALLRLKAQREALKGLVGRLHQELESQRQASEKLRIDKERELRIQREQMRTERNQALDCLKGRSTLRSSVA; translated from the exons ACGGCACGAGCCGGCCTGTGGCTCCCGTGACCTGGGAGGCGGCCACCGGGGAACTCAAATCATGGATGGGCAGCAAAGTGGAGATGGAGTCTCACATGGAACAGGCAGTATGGAGACTAGAGAGACTTCTTGGAGACACCTGTCAGCAAGGGACAATGCCAGGTGACCCTCAACCTCCTTCAGAAAGTATCTGCACTGAGGACTTTGTGAGGTGCTTCAGAGAGGAGATGGTAGAGCTGCCGTTGCCCGAGGGGAGCGTGCAAGAACTCGACAGAGAAGAGGAGGCAGAAAGGGCATCGATGCTTGACGGGGACTGGACGAACCACAAGAGCCAGAACGCCGTCAAATGTGACGCAATCACAAATACGACAAGTGGACAAGACGAAGGTAGCGTTGTCTTGTTCCAGCATGAGCCGGAACAAAGGCAGGAACTGCAAAGGAGCCCTTCTGAAATATCTGGAGATCAGAATTCTCATGATG GAGTAGACGTGTGGAATTTTGACGCAGTGTCCATTGACAGTGACCTTGATTCAGTCCGCGTGGATCAAGTCCGGCAGCACCTCCGCAGACGCCGACGGCCAC CTGTCCAAAACAAAAGAACTTTCCTCAAGGACACGGACGAGGATTCAAACGGACGCCGGAGCAGGCGCCGCAAGCTCCGGAGGCCGTCAGCGAAGACGCTCGCGACTCGGGAGGAGATGAGCGAGCGCCTCTGCGCCCTCAGACGA AGAtgtgagaaggaggaggagaccCTACGCTTGAAAAAGTCTCATCTGACGGAAGTTGAACTCTCCCTTTCGGAACTGCAGTTGAGAAGAAAG AATGCCTTTCACGATCTAGAGCGACTCAGTGCCGAGAACGGGCACCTGGAAACGGAGAAGAGGCAATTGGAGGTTTTACTGAAGGAGAGGAAGGCAGAGAGCCGCTCGCTAAC TTGCCAGCTGCAACAACTCAAACGGCAAAAAGAGTCGCACATCTGTGAAGTCAGAAGTTTGCACGAAGAACTGAAGAAGAGAGAACAAATCAAGCTGCTGGCCCGTGTGGAGGAG ACGGACACGGCGCCGTCTCAGCTGGGGAGGCAAACGGTGGGGCGACAGCTGTCTTGCGCCAAAGCTGAGCTCTTCTCTCAGCAACGACGGGCGAGAGAGAAACAGGAATCCATGCGACAA ATGCTGGAGGAAACTCGTGAGGAACTCCTGAGGGTCTCTGAGGCGGCAGCTGCACTGAGAAACAGATCTTCTTGTCTGGAGGAGACACGCCAGCGCGAGACGGAG GCTCTTAAGTGTCAAGCGTGTGAGCTGCAGGGAAAACTTGGAGCGTGCAGCATCCGAgtggacacgctggagaaaacGTTGCGCCAGAAGGAGCAACAACTGCGGCAGATACAGGAGCAGCACCGCGTTGCTCTTAAAGAAGCCCAAGAACACGCCCACGCAGCGATG GAGGCAGCACTGGAGCAGCAGAGGAAAGATTTAGCGTCGGTTCATGATCAGCAAATAGAAAAG GTGCGCAAAGCCGTCGGTGAGGAGAGGGCCAAGTGGGAGGCGGAGAAGATGGACGCCGTGCACTTTCACTGCCGTTTGCTGGAAGAGCAGAACAGCAGGAGTCTGGAAACGGCGAGGACTGAGACGGAGCGAGAGAAGAGCAACGCGCTCGTTCTTCGGCGTCAAGCGGCGGAGCTGCAAAGT CGAGTCCGGGAGCTGGAGGCCGATCGCCGCGCGCGGCAGCGGGAGCGCGACTCTCTGCTGTCCGTCGTCTGCGAGTCGCTCAAGCGGGAACGGCGGGCCGAGCTGGACGAATTGCGCAAACAAATGCTGCAG GAGCGCGAGGAGACCGCGCTACAGCTCGAGCAGTCTGTCCGACGGGCCGAGGGAGAAACGGAGAAGATTCGCAGGGTCCTTGAAGAGCAGCAGATCGGCCACGACGAAGCTCGAGCCCGGCGGGAGCAGCAGCTCGGGGTCTGGGCTCGGCAGCTGGTGGCCGAGTGTGACTTTCTCCACCGCCTGATGCGGGAGAACGGAGGCCAACAAAATTGTCTGCAGCTCTCGCCCAG TCCTACCGTAGACGAGGCTCTTCTCCGCCTGAAAGCTCAAAGAGAAGCCTTGAAAGGTCTGGTCGGCCGTCTGCATCAGGAGTTGGAGTCTCAAAGGCAAGCGAGTGAAAAGCTGCGCATTGACAAG GAGCGAGAGTTAAGAATCCAGCGGGAACAGATGAGGACGGAGCGAAACCAAGCCTTGGATTGTCTTA AGGGCAGGAGCACATTGAGGAGCTCGGTAGCCTGA
- the ccdc117 gene encoding coiled-coil domain-containing protein 117 isoform X2: MSSVIFPRFISNVFLLNANFADRIIMHHMAPPSSQLGFPPSMYTFSGPTSLPEFDLGPPSATGHLPSGTLSNNWETRCLRKHRRRVDDEGCLAKRRRLTAEAELDIPRTATRSLDWPPPNNSPPSCTRHVSHAPPQPCPPPRNRGPLHSSSLSRPETESSCMEIEAAQRRLREIENRITLEDDDEDLDVEPAPRRPVLVISDSLKEGLQRGISDILPHTVAQSVSHSCMELVLWRPPEDPLCRRLKGSLQKQRKQQTVLRQPPTPCPSPTPHSAPPDAGCPLRNFPVAESCGEEDMEM, translated from the exons ATGTCTTCAGTTATCTTTCCACGTTTcatttccaatgtttttttattaaatgctaATTTCGCCGACCGGATCATCATGCATCACATGGCGCCCCCAAGCAGCCAACTGGGTTTCCCACCAAGCATGTACACCTTCTCGGGCCCCACGAGCCTGCCCGAGTTCGATCTCGGACCTCCGAGTGCAACTGGGCATCTACCAAGTGGTACGCTGTCAAACAA TTGGGAGACACGATGCCTCAGGAAGCACAGGAGGAGAGTTGATGATGA AGGATGTCTTGCCAAAAGGAGGAGATTAACAGCAGAGGCTGAATTGGACATTCCACGCACCGCCACCAGGAGTCTCGACTGGCCCCCTCCAAACAACAGTCCTCCCTCGTGCACCCGACACGTCAGCCATGCTCCTCCACAGCCGTGCCCCCCACCTCGCAATCGGGGTCCGCTGCATTCGTCCTCTCTATCCCGACCTGAGACCGAGAGCTCCTGCATGGAGATCGAGGCGGCTCAGAGGAGGCTGCGGGAGATCGAGAACAG AATAACGCTGGAGGACGACGATGAGGATCTCGATGTGGAGCCAGCCCCAAGAAGGCCGGTGCTGGTCATCTCAGACAGTTTGAAGGAAGGCCTGCAGAGGGGCATCAGCGACATTCTCCCCCACACAGTAGCCCAGTCTGT GAGCCATTCCTGCATGGAGCTGGTGTTGTGGCGGCCGCCCGAAGACCCGCTCTGTCGCCGGCTCAAAGGCTCCCTACAGAAACAGAGGAAACAACAGACTGTTTTGCGACAGCCCCCCACCCCGTGTCCTTCGCCCACGCCGCACAGCGCACCCCCCGACGCAGGCTGTCCTCTGCGGAACTTCCCAGTCGCAGAAAGCTGCGGGGAGGAGGACATGGAAATGTAA
- the ccdc117 gene encoding coiled-coil domain-containing protein 117 isoform X4: MYTFSGPTSLPEFDLGPPSATGHLPSGTLSNNWETRCLRKHRRRVDDEGCLAKRRRLTAEAELDIPRTATRSLDWPPPNNSPPSCTRHVSHAPPQPCPPPRNRGPLHSSSLSRPETESSCMEIEAAQRRLREIENRITLEDDDEDLDVEPAPRRPVLVISDSLKEGLQRGISDILPHTVAQSVSHSCMELVLWRPPEDPLCRRLKGSLQKQRKQQTVLRQPPTPCPSPTPHSAPPDAGCPLRNFPVAESCGEEDMEM; this comes from the exons ATGTACACCTTCTCGGGCCCCACGAGCCTGCCCGAGTTCGATCTCGGACCTCCGAGTGCAACTGGGCATCTACCAAGTGGTACGCTGTCAAACAA TTGGGAGACACGATGCCTCAGGAAGCACAGGAGGAGAGTTGATGATGA AGGATGTCTTGCCAAAAGGAGGAGATTAACAGCAGAGGCTGAATTGGACATTCCACGCACCGCCACCAGGAGTCTCGACTGGCCCCCTCCAAACAACAGTCCTCCCTCGTGCACCCGACACGTCAGCCATGCTCCTCCACAGCCGTGCCCCCCACCTCGCAATCGGGGTCCGCTGCATTCGTCCTCTCTATCCCGACCTGAGACCGAGAGCTCCTGCATGGAGATCGAGGCGGCTCAGAGGAGGCTGCGGGAGATCGAGAACAG AATAACGCTGGAGGACGACGATGAGGATCTCGATGTGGAGCCAGCCCCAAGAAGGCCGGTGCTGGTCATCTCAGACAGTTTGAAGGAAGGCCTGCAGAGGGGCATCAGCGACATTCTCCCCCACACAGTAGCCCAGTCTGT GAGCCATTCCTGCATGGAGCTGGTGTTGTGGCGGCCGCCCGAAGACCCGCTCTGTCGCCGGCTCAAAGGCTCCCTACAGAAACAGAGGAAACAACAGACTGTTTTGCGACAGCCCCCCACCCCGTGTCCTTCGCCCACGCCGCACAGCGCACCCCCCGACGCAGGCTGTCCTCTGCGGAACTTCCCAGTCGCAGAAAGCTGCGGGGAGGAGGACATGGAAATGTAA
- the ccdc117 gene encoding coiled-coil domain-containing protein 117 isoform X3: MYTFSGPTSLPEFDLGPPSATGHLPSGTLSNNSWETRCLRKHRRRVDDEGCLAKRRRLTAEAELDIPRTATRSLDWPPPNNSPPSCTRHVSHAPPQPCPPPRNRGPLHSSSLSRPETESSCMEIEAAQRRLREIENRITLEDDDEDLDVEPAPRRPVLVISDSLKEGLQRGISDILPHTVAQSVSHSCMELVLWRPPEDPLCRRLKGSLQKQRKQQTVLRQPPTPCPSPTPHSAPPDAGCPLRNFPVAESCGEEDMEM; the protein is encoded by the exons ATGTACACCTTCTCGGGCCCCACGAGCCTGCCCGAGTTCGATCTCGGACCTCCGAGTGCAACTGGGCATCTACCAAGTGGTACGCTGTCAAACAA CAGTTGGGAGACACGATGCCTCAGGAAGCACAGGAGGAGAGTTGATGATGA AGGATGTCTTGCCAAAAGGAGGAGATTAACAGCAGAGGCTGAATTGGACATTCCACGCACCGCCACCAGGAGTCTCGACTGGCCCCCTCCAAACAACAGTCCTCCCTCGTGCACCCGACACGTCAGCCATGCTCCTCCACAGCCGTGCCCCCCACCTCGCAATCGGGGTCCGCTGCATTCGTCCTCTCTATCCCGACCTGAGACCGAGAGCTCCTGCATGGAGATCGAGGCGGCTCAGAGGAGGCTGCGGGAGATCGAGAACAG AATAACGCTGGAGGACGACGATGAGGATCTCGATGTGGAGCCAGCCCCAAGAAGGCCGGTGCTGGTCATCTCAGACAGTTTGAAGGAAGGCCTGCAGAGGGGCATCAGCGACATTCTCCCCCACACAGTAGCCCAGTCTGT GAGCCATTCCTGCATGGAGCTGGTGTTGTGGCGGCCGCCCGAAGACCCGCTCTGTCGCCGGCTCAAAGGCTCCCTACAGAAACAGAGGAAACAACAGACTGTTTTGCGACAGCCCCCCACCCCGTGTCCTTCGCCCACGCCGCACAGCGCACCCCCCGACGCAGGCTGTCCTCTGCGGAACTTCCCAGTCGCAGAAAGCTGCGGGGAGGAGGACATGGAAATGTAA
- the ccdc117 gene encoding coiled-coil domain-containing protein 117 isoform X1: protein MSSVIFPRFISNVFLLNANFADRIIMHHMAPPSSQLGFPPSMYTFSGPTSLPEFDLGPPSATGHLPSGTLSNNSWETRCLRKHRRRVDDEGCLAKRRRLTAEAELDIPRTATRSLDWPPPNNSPPSCTRHVSHAPPQPCPPPRNRGPLHSSSLSRPETESSCMEIEAAQRRLREIENRITLEDDDEDLDVEPAPRRPVLVISDSLKEGLQRGISDILPHTVAQSVSHSCMELVLWRPPEDPLCRRLKGSLQKQRKQQTVLRQPPTPCPSPTPHSAPPDAGCPLRNFPVAESCGEEDMEM, encoded by the exons ATGTCTTCAGTTATCTTTCCACGTTTcatttccaatgtttttttattaaatgctaATTTCGCCGACCGGATCATCATGCATCACATGGCGCCCCCAAGCAGCCAACTGGGTTTCCCACCAAGCATGTACACCTTCTCGGGCCCCACGAGCCTGCCCGAGTTCGATCTCGGACCTCCGAGTGCAACTGGGCATCTACCAAGTGGTACGCTGTCAAACAA CAGTTGGGAGACACGATGCCTCAGGAAGCACAGGAGGAGAGTTGATGATGA AGGATGTCTTGCCAAAAGGAGGAGATTAACAGCAGAGGCTGAATTGGACATTCCACGCACCGCCACCAGGAGTCTCGACTGGCCCCCTCCAAACAACAGTCCTCCCTCGTGCACCCGACACGTCAGCCATGCTCCTCCACAGCCGTGCCCCCCACCTCGCAATCGGGGTCCGCTGCATTCGTCCTCTCTATCCCGACCTGAGACCGAGAGCTCCTGCATGGAGATCGAGGCGGCTCAGAGGAGGCTGCGGGAGATCGAGAACAG AATAACGCTGGAGGACGACGATGAGGATCTCGATGTGGAGCCAGCCCCAAGAAGGCCGGTGCTGGTCATCTCAGACAGTTTGAAGGAAGGCCTGCAGAGGGGCATCAGCGACATTCTCCCCCACACAGTAGCCCAGTCTGT GAGCCATTCCTGCATGGAGCTGGTGTTGTGGCGGCCGCCCGAAGACCCGCTCTGTCGCCGGCTCAAAGGCTCCCTACAGAAACAGAGGAAACAACAGACTGTTTTGCGACAGCCCCCCACCCCGTGTCCTTCGCCCACGCCGCACAGCGCACCCCCCGACGCAGGCTGTCCTCTGCGGAACTTCCCAGTCGCAGAAAGCTGCGGGGAGGAGGACATGGAAATGTAA
- the tcn2 gene encoding transcobalamin-2 gives MYFVLLFGLLGLASTSPCDTSGSNQELVLSLNKDLLRSLEEPGRLPNPSVHLALRLSKVHNLLKEGEHLNRLTVHVHNNIQSSLSGNQPVTGLLALYALALKSSCYDLNTLTFTVGDKSETLLMHLKKQMEQEKEYITFNQRPLTNYYQYSLGVLALCVNGIRVNNHVVNKLIKAVENEHFKHGDVESIDTYAVAAMALQCVKNAGCGAKKTACNIHNGAELETALSKIKQKFLASQRPDGHIGNEFSTGLAVQALLAMGTPVWECAPSMEAMRRDARGNRYHNPMAISQVLPALQQKSYLAVQSKDCHNEDDTLVLEPTDPVAVLPSKTKVAVTVEVVTSGGTGTVYSLDVPKGSSLLEALNLLQEKNVGFTFEMESSLWGPFLSAVNGERARQSDRRYWHLSSDGTSLTEGISDFKLKVAQKITLKNISY, from the exons ATGTATTTCGTCCTTCTTTTCGGGTTGCTGGGGTTGGCCTCAACTTCTCCTTGTG ATACATCTGGATCCAACCAGGAGCTGGTGCTTTCACTCAATAAAGATCTTCTGCGCTCTCTGGAGGAACCGGGAAGACTTCCTAATCCCAGTGTCCACCTGGCGTTACGGCTGTCGAAAGTCCACAACCTTTTAAAAGAGGGGGAACACTTAAATAGGCTGACAGTTCATGTACACAATAACATTCAAAG CTCCCTGTCCGGCAACCAGCCTGTGACTGGCCTCTTGGCCTTATACGCGCTGGCCTTGAAGTCTTCTTGCTATGACCTCAACACGCTCACTTTCACGGTCGGTGACAAGAGCGAGACGCTGCTGATGCACCTCAAGAAGCAAATGGAGCAAGAGAAAGAATACATTACCT TCAATCAACGCCCTTTGACCAACTATTACCAGTACTCGCTGGGTGTGCTCGCGCTGTGCGTGAACGGCATCAGGGTCAACAACCATGTCGTCAACAAGCTCATCAAGGCCGTCGAAAATGAACACTTCAAGCATGGGGACGTTGAGAGCATTG ATACTTACGCCGTGGCCGCAATGGCCCTCCAGTGTGTGAAGAATGCCGGTTGCGGTGCGAAGAAAACCGCTTGCAATATTCACAACGGTGCCGAGCTTGAAACGGCCCTGAGCAAGATCAAGCAGAAGTTCTTGGCGTCGCAACGGCCCGACGGACATATTGGCAACGAGTTCAGCACCGGCCTCGCCGTACAA GCTTTACTGGCAATGGGCACCCCGGTGTGGGAGTGTGCCCCTTCAATGGAGGCCATGAGGAGGGATGCCAGAGGCAACAGATACCACAACCCCATGGCCATATCCCAGGTCCTGCCGGCTCTGCAGCAGAAATCCTACTTGGCAGTCCAAAGCAAGGATTGCCACAATGAAGATG ACACGCTGGTTCTCGAGCCCACTGACCCGGTGGCTGTTTTGCCCAGCAAGACCAAAGTGGCAGTGACTGTGGAGGTGGTGACATCCGGTGGGACGGGCACCGTGTACTCGCTGGATGTGCCCAAGGGAAGCTCTCTGCTGGAGGCACTCAACCTCctccaggaaaaaaatgttggcttcac GTTTGAGATGGAGTCGAGCCTGTGGGGGCCGTTCTTAAGTGCGGTGAATGGAGAGCGGGCCAGACAAAGCGACCGCAGATATTGGCACCTTTCCTCTGATGGCACTAGTCTCactgaag gtatCAGTGATTTCAAACTGAAAGTGGCTCAAAAGATTACACTCAAAAACATAAGCTACTAA